In Bradyrhizobium lablabi, one DNA window encodes the following:
- a CDS encoding BMP family ABC transporter substrate-binding protein: protein MATGLMVTATTAAFAAEPLKVAFVYLGPRGDGGWTQQHDVARLKLEAALGSAIKTTFVENVPETADSERVFRQLAADGNKLIFATSFGYMEPLQKVSKLFPDVKFEHVNGFKTAANISVYEPRFEEGFYLIGTIAGQMTKSNTLGFIGSFPIPSVVRNIDSMTLGAQAVNPKVKTKAIWVNTWYDPGKERQAADTLIAQGADNVAQNTDSPASIQAAQEKGTYAFSIDADMSSFGKKAQLSGTTEDWSGYYIAETKKVLDGTWTGNRHTRWGLKEGLVVMAPLNPDIPPAAVKVFEDAKAKLIAGTLNPFAGPIKDNTGKEMVAAGSVMPDATFSSLNWYVDGIEGSVPK from the coding sequence ATTGCAACCGGCTTGATGGTGACAGCAACGACGGCGGCCTTTGCGGCCGAGCCGCTAAAGGTCGCCTTTGTATATTTGGGCCCGCGCGGCGACGGCGGCTGGACGCAACAGCACGATGTAGCCCGCCTGAAGCTGGAAGCGGCGCTCGGCTCCGCGATCAAGACCACGTTCGTGGAAAACGTCCCCGAGACCGCCGATTCCGAACGCGTCTTTCGTCAGCTTGCCGCCGATGGCAACAAGCTGATCTTCGCAACCTCGTTTGGCTACATGGAGCCGCTGCAGAAGGTCTCCAAGCTGTTCCCGGACGTGAAATTCGAGCACGTCAACGGCTTCAAGACCGCGGCCAACATCTCCGTCTACGAACCGCGCTTTGAGGAAGGCTTTTATCTGATCGGCACCATCGCCGGCCAGATGACAAAGTCCAACACGCTTGGCTTCATCGGGTCTTTCCCGATCCCCAGCGTCGTTCGCAATATCGATTCCATGACGCTTGGCGCGCAGGCGGTAAATCCCAAGGTCAAGACCAAGGCGATCTGGGTGAACACCTGGTATGACCCGGGCAAGGAGCGTCAGGCCGCTGATACACTGATCGCGCAAGGCGCCGATAACGTCGCGCAGAACACGGACTCGCCGGCGTCGATTCAGGCGGCGCAGGAAAAGGGCACCTACGCATTCTCGATCGATGCGGATATGTCGAGCTTCGGCAAGAAGGCGCAGCTCTCGGGCACGACGGAAGACTGGAGCGGCTATTATATCGCCGAAACCAAGAAGGTGCTGGACGGCACATGGACCGGAAACCGGCACACGCGCTGGGGTCTCAAGGAGGGACTGGTGGTGATGGCGCCGCTCAATCCGGATATTCCGCCGGCCGCCGTCAAGGTGTTCGAAGACGCCAAGGCCAAGCTGATCGCCGGCACGCTGAACCCCTTCGCCGGACCGATCAAGGACAATACGGGTAAGGAAATGGTTGCCGCAGGTAGCGTGATGCCGGACGCCACCTTCAGCTCGCTCAATTGGTATGTCGATGGCATCGAAGGTAGCGTTCCCAAATGA
- a CDS encoding ABC transporter permease, with product MNPLVPMIASTVVAATPLIYAALGETIVERSGVLNLGIEGMMLIGAVSGFAATLATGSDILGFVAAAFAGIALSLVFGFLTLNLQTNQVATGLALTLFGIGLSAFVGYNLAGLPVNRLAPITIPGLTAIPVLGELLFHYDIMVYLSVALFIGVQWFLTKSRAGLTLRAIGESPGVAHAIGKPVLTTRYLAVMFGGATAGIAGAYLSLVQTPMWVEGMSAGKGWIALALVVFGTWKPTRVVVGAYLFGGVTQFQLFAQGFGLPIPTEFLSMLPYAATIIVLVIICRDPKTILLNQPASLGHSFHSAA from the coding sequence ATGAATCCGCTCGTTCCGATGATTGCCTCTACCGTGGTAGCCGCCACGCCGTTGATCTACGCGGCGCTTGGCGAAACCATTGTCGAACGGTCCGGCGTCCTCAACCTCGGTATTGAGGGGATGATGTTGATCGGCGCGGTGTCCGGCTTTGCCGCGACGCTTGCAACTGGAAGCGACATCCTCGGGTTTGTCGCGGCGGCGTTCGCCGGCATCGCGCTGTCTTTGGTGTTTGGCTTTCTCACGCTCAACCTGCAAACCAATCAGGTAGCGACCGGTCTCGCGCTGACCTTGTTCGGGATCGGCCTGTCGGCCTTCGTCGGCTACAATCTCGCCGGTCTGCCGGTCAACCGGCTGGCGCCGATCACCATTCCCGGGCTGACCGCCATCCCCGTTCTGGGCGAGCTGCTATTTCACTACGACATCATGGTCTATCTTTCGGTCGCGCTATTCATCGGCGTGCAATGGTTCCTGACAAAGTCCCGCGCAGGCCTGACGCTGCGGGCGATCGGCGAATCGCCTGGAGTCGCCCACGCCATCGGAAAGCCGGTCCTGACCACCCGTTACCTCGCCGTGATGTTTGGTGGCGCGACCGCCGGCATTGCCGGCGCATATCTCTCGCTGGTGCAGACCCCGATGTGGGTCGAAGGCATGTCAGCCGGCAAAGGCTGGATTGCGCTCGCGCTTGTCGTGTTCGGTACGTGGAAGCCGACGCGTGTCGTCGTCGGCGCCTATCTGTTTGGCGGCGTCACGCAGTTTCAGCTGTTCGCGCAAGGCTTCGGTCTGCCGATCCCGACCGAGTTTCTGTCGATGCTGCCTTACGCGGCGACGATCATCGTCCTGGTCATCATCTGTCGTGATCCGAAGACGATCCTGCTCAACCAACCGGCCTCTCTCGGCCACAGCTTCCATTCGGCCGCGTGA
- a CDS encoding ABC transporter permease, whose protein sequence is MMLRLERRATPSSTMRIASPVLAALGMLVTGFLLFSALGKDPMEAFYLFFVKPLSSAYGIGELLLKTTPLLLCGLGLALGFRANVWNIGAEGQLTMGAIAGGGVALWFGDSDSSLAMPLMLVAGVLGGMAWAAIPAFLRTRFNTNEILVTLMLVYISQLVLSWLVHGPWRDPQGQNYPQSQGFGDAETMSVLINGTRVTWGIVYALVLAVVAWVFSQKTFAGFRMQVAGLAPAAAAYAGFSEKRNIWIALMLCGATAGLAGICEVAGPIGRLQQQISPGYGFAAIIVAWIGRLHPIGVVFGALLMSLLYLGGEAAQMGMGLPSAITGMFQGLLLFYLLAADLFIAFRLKRVSVAENPAPKAVTTLENAA, encoded by the coding sequence CTGATGCTCAGGCTTGAGCGGCGCGCCACGCCATCTTCGACGATGCGCATTGCCTCGCCGGTGCTGGCGGCGCTTGGCATGCTTGTGACCGGATTCTTGCTGTTCAGCGCGCTGGGCAAGGATCCGATGGAAGCGTTCTATCTGTTCTTTGTCAAACCATTGTCGAGCGCCTATGGCATCGGCGAATTGCTGCTCAAGACGACGCCGCTGTTGCTCTGTGGACTCGGCCTGGCGCTCGGTTTTCGCGCCAATGTCTGGAATATCGGCGCGGAAGGGCAGCTCACGATGGGCGCGATCGCCGGCGGCGGCGTTGCGCTGTGGTTCGGCGACAGCGATTCCAGCCTCGCGATGCCGCTGATGCTGGTCGCCGGCGTGCTCGGCGGCATGGCCTGGGCCGCGATCCCGGCCTTCCTGCGTACCCGATTCAACACCAACGAAATTCTTGTGACGCTGATGCTGGTGTACATATCCCAGCTGGTGTTGTCCTGGCTGGTGCATGGCCCCTGGCGCGATCCGCAGGGACAGAACTACCCGCAATCCCAGGGTTTCGGTGACGCCGAAACCATGTCGGTTCTGATCAACGGAACCCGCGTGACCTGGGGCATCGTCTACGCCCTCGTGCTGGCGGTGGTCGCCTGGGTATTCTCCCAGAAGACCTTCGCGGGTTTCCGGATGCAGGTGGCGGGGCTTGCACCCGCCGCTGCGGCCTATGCGGGCTTTTCGGAAAAGCGAAACATCTGGATCGCGCTGATGCTGTGCGGAGCGACCGCCGGCCTTGCCGGGATCTGCGAAGTCGCAGGGCCAATCGGCCGGCTACAGCAGCAGATTTCGCCGGGCTATGGTTTTGCGGCGATCATCGTCGCCTGGATCGGGCGATTGCATCCGATCGGTGTCGTGTTCGGCGCATTGTTGATGTCACTGCTTTATCTCGGCGGTGAGGCGGCGCAGATGGGGATGGGTTTGCCGTCGGCGATCACCGGAATGTTCCAGGGGCTGTTACTGTTCTATCTCTTGGCCGCCGATCTGTTCATCGCGTTCCGGCTGAAGCGAGTGAGCGTTGCCGAAAACCCTGCACCGAAGGCTGTGACCACGTTGGAGAACGCCGCATGA